The segment TAAAAGCAGCGGGACCGGCCTCCTCGATAGCTGTGATCAAACAGCTCTGCCCGGACCTGGGCGAGGGTCTACCTGTTGGCACTCACCCTCAATTCTGCTGGATGGTGACATCGGCCTCGAGATGAAAGTTCTCCGGCGTTGATTTATCAGGCTTTCCGTCGCCATCCCAGTCAGCGCCATCAGGCATCGAATGTGTCACGGTGTACACAAAGTGCAGGTCGTAGTCGCCTGGATCAAGCGTACCCAGGGAATAGTACCACATCACCGCCCAGAGAACGTCGCTGGACGGAATGCAGAATTCCTGTGCCAGCTGCGCCGCTTCATCTGCTGGCAGGTCCGGCCAGTCCAGCAGTTCGGGCCGCTCCCAGTACTGGCGGCTGTGCGGCTCCAACATCGCGACGGAGCCGCCGGGCCCGACGACCTCCATGGCGATCGATGCGGCACCTTTGCTGAAGGCCCTGACAAGCCCCTTGGTGCAGCCGCCCCAGCGCGCCATGATAATGACCTCCTGACCTGGCTCGACCTGGACTTGGTAGGCGGGTACAATATGCCGCGCAAATTCAATCCGGATAGCGAGGACTGGGTTGATACGGGCCTGGGTGGCTTCTTGAAAAACGAGGGAGAACCCGAAGCCGTGTATGAAGCCGAGTGGGGCAAGCAGAAGGTGCCAACGCTGCGCAACGTGGATCGGCGTCCCGATCCGGAGTTTGTAAAAGCTTACGGCCACAACGGCTTTTTCAAATCCTTGGAAGAAATAGTGAATTTCTACAACACTCGCGACGTAGAGCCACCGTCATGGCCCCCGCCCGAGATTCCCCAGAACGTCAACGACGTTGAATTAGGCAATCTTGGACTGGTCCCCGAAGAAGAGGCTGCGATAGTAGCCTTTTTGAAGACCCTGACCGATGGCTATACACCTACACCATGATGCGTAAGGACAAACGTCGGGCATGATCATTTGCCCAATGTTCTGCTAACTTCTGGAAGCATCGGTCGCCCTGGATTCTCAGGTGTTGGCTGGAAAAGAGAGACCTCCTGAGGTAGACGCCGGATTGTGAGTCCGAAAGGGATCTACCAATGAGGAGGTCTCTTTCATTGGCGGATACCCGATCGAACTGCTACCACCGGCCTGCGTGGAAACTCTCGACGCTCCTGCCTGTTGGGCCGACACATTCCGATTCGAATCGTTTCCGGACCCATACCTTGGCTTTTTATGCTACAATAGAGTCGTCCAATCATTCAAACCCTTGTAGCAAACCAGAGGCAACCCATGAAAACGTTTCGACTCGTTCCCCTGGCAATCGTCTTTTTTCTTCTGACCACCCTGGCTGTAACGGCAGGCGCACCGGAAACGGCGACCCTGAACAGTGGCGGCTGCATCGTAGGCGGCGGCTATGACCCCGCTTGCGATGTTGACCATGATGGCGATATCGATATCGATGACATTCAGCTTACCGCTGGTCACTGGAGTGAAACCGGCACCTTCACCAGCGACAACGACCACGACCACCTGAACCAGGTCTGGGAAGGGGTCAACAATTCGTTGGTAATCAACGGGACGTTCGGTAGCTTTCCCGACAACTTCGCCCCACTGGTGCTGGATAACCCGGATGGCCACGGCCTGTGGGTGAAAGAGGCAGGCGCCAGGGGCGTGCAGGTGAATTCGGCGGGTAGCGACGGTGTGCGCGTAGGTATCGCCGGCAATCCCAGCAACTTCAGCAATTCTGACGCAGAGAACGGTTTCGAGGTGGCGGGAGCGCAGGGGTATGGCTTGTACGTGGGCCATGCTAACTACAGCGGGGTATTCGTGAACGCGGCGGGCGAAGACGGCGTGAATGTGTGGTCGGCGGTCAGAAACGGCCTAACCGTGAATGCGGATGGCCACGGCCTGTACGTGTTTTCGGTAGGCGAAGACGGCGTGCGTATCAACTCGGCAAGCCACAAAGGCGTGAATGTGGTCGGAGCGGGCGAAGACGGCGTGTATGCCAACACCCAGGCCTCGAACGGCGAGTGGGGACTCGTCACCCCCGACAAGATATCTGGCAGCAACATAACCCTCAGCTCCGTGACAGTAGTCGCTCAGGTCACTGGCGATCAGGCTCTCACGGCTGGTGACGTGGTGGCAGCGGTGGGTGTGACCGATCCCCTGCCCGACAGCAACATATCGCTGGCCATGGTGCGTCCAGCTGATAGCACCTCTTTCACCGGCATTGTCGGCGTGGTCGAGGGGCGCATGGCTCTCACACCCCAGCGTCAACTTGAGGATGAAAAAGGCCAGGAACCTGTCCTGGAACTGCGCAGCGCCGAGGGCCCAGCCCAGCCGGGCGACTACGTGGCCCTCACCGTGCTGGGCGTGGCTCAGGTAAAGATTGACACCGGCGCAGACATCCAACCGGGTCAAAAGCTAACTGCATCGGATGTGGCGGGCCAGGCTCGTGCTCTGAAGACGGTGGAGGTCGAAGGTGTACGGCTGGCGGAAGATACCCCCTCCATTGGTATCGCCCTGGCTGCGCCTGAGCCGGGCCAGGACACCATCCCGGTCTTCATCACGCTGCGTTAGCCGGAGAGACTGTTGGAGCGACGCATTCCACCACAATCGTTTCCAGGCCCAAACCCTGGCTCGGGCACCATTTCGGTGGAGACCAGCCTCCCTGGAGAATGCGTCGCCCCTACGGGCCGCTCCCATCCCAGTCGTGTCGCCCGTTGCACATATTGGCAATTTGTGCTTTACTAAGCCCACACGAGCCAGGCCGCCCTGGTGCACTGCCGCGACGATTATCGGAACACATGCACCAATCGCCGATGAAAGGAACGATGAACCATGGCAAACATTGAGGATGTACAACGCGCACAAGAAGGTGACCAGAACCTGGTGGGCGTCGATTTAAGCGGCGCCGATCTCTGGCGATCAGACCTGGGTGAAGCTGACCTGAAGGGAGCCAATCTCAACTCGGCCAACCTGAGCAAGGCAAACCTGGAAAACGCCGATCTGAGCGGCGCTAATTTGAGCTACGCCAACCTGGCCGAGGCCAACCTGCAGAACGCCAATCTCTACGCGGCCAACCTGCGCAGCGCCAAGCTGTACGAGGCCAATCTGGAAAACGCCAATCTGGAAAACGCCGACGTCAGCTACGCGATCTACGATGACAACACGGCATGGCCGGAAGATTTCGATCCCGAAGAGGCAGGGGCGGAACTCGGAGGATAGCCTGATTGGCAATTGTCAATCCACTCCGCTTCGCTGCGGGACCTTGTGGCCAGTTGTCAATTGTCAACGA is part of the Chloroflexota bacterium genome and harbors:
- a CDS encoding pentapeptide repeat-containing protein translates to MANIEDVQRAQEGDQNLVGVDLSGADLWRSDLGEADLKGANLNSANLSKANLENADLSGANLSYANLAEANLQNANLYAANLRSAKLYEANLENANLENADVSYAIYDDNTAWPEDFDPEEAGAELGG